The Gossypium hirsutum isolate 1008001.06 chromosome D07, Gossypium_hirsutum_v2.1, whole genome shotgun sequence genome includes the window ACGCGTCAAGGCTATTAAGATGTTGCAAATGTTTTTCGAAATTAAAGTGTGTTTTCTTTTTAACCTTCATTGTTCCGACCCTTCATCTATTATAAGCTGCTCAAGTTAATtctaatatacatacatatatgtgcGGACAGAAAATCAGAAGATACAATCTGCCAATTCGATTTTGATTGTTGGAGGAGGACCGACTGGTGTTGAACTTGCTGGAGAAATAGCCACTGACTTCCCTGACAAGAAGGTGACATTGGTTCATAAGGGACCCAGGTTGTTGGAATTCATTGGAACCAAGGCTTCCAACAAGACTTTGCGTTGGTTGAAATCTAGGAAAGTTGAAGTAAAATTGGAGCAAGCAGTTGACTTGAATTCAAGCACTTTAGATGGAAGCCACGTATATAAAACCTCGAGTGGAGAAAGCATCAAAGCAGATTGCCATTTCCTTTGTGCTGGAAAACCTTTGGCCTCAGCATGGCTTAATGACACTATATTGAAGACCCACTTGGATGGAAATGGAAGGTTGATGGTTGATGAGCATTTGAGAGTCAATGGCCGCGCTAATATATTTGCAATAGGAGATATCACTGACATTCCCGTAAGTCCTATCACCTCGAGCCGGATTCGAGTATCCTAATACTCAACTCTAATTGCTCACgactttgagttttttttttattagtaaGTAATCTGAAAGTTTGAGTATAAATACTCTTTTAGCATGGGATTATTCTTTTTACAAGATAAATAAGTttgaataatttgatttttatttgaatcaaatttaaattttaaaagtgaaaTTCGATCTAACTGAAATTGAATTTCTTACCGCTCAATTCCATTATACTACGTATTTTATAGATTAAAGCTAACGTTTTAGACGTAAATGCAAATTATCCCGGAACTCAAACAAGGGTTTTTAGCTCAAAAACATGCCATGGTAGTTGCGAAAAACTTGAAGTTGTTGATGAGCGGAGGAGTCCAAGAAAGCAAATTGTCAAAGTATGAACCTGGCTCAGCCATTGCCTTGGTTTCCCTTGGAAGGAAAGATGCAATCGCCCAATTTCCTTTTGCAACCATTAGTGGATGCCTGCCTGGCTTGCTCAAATCTAGGGACTTATTTGTAGGCAAGACAAGAAAGAACATGGGCTTACAAGCTTAATATTTTGATAGATATGCTTAAAATAAGCAATTTTGACATTACGTCTTACTCttccttttttgttgttttgtattgtttgtttctattttgagatTGGTGAATAAAGAAGTTCCTTTGTTTGCGAGACGTGGTTAATAatgtctttcataaatttcaagcactgtttaatttcttttgaatgaAATTTACTCAAGGTGGCTTGGGAAGCTTAAATTGTATATCCttcaaatttatgattttaaacTTAATCCAATAATAAGGATATAGTACAAAAACTATTCGATTTGCAagaaattaatttcttaattgtATTTGCTTAAAGTTGATCTTTATATATCTTGCAAATTGCCTGATTTTAATCCTAAAGCTAACATATTCCATTTGCATGGTTAACTTTTTTTGATgcgacttttttttatttacatttcaTTTTCTTGTTGAGTGGACATTTACGAGTATAATAATGATAAAACTAAAATGGAAACCCTAAAAAGgcagaaaaaattttaaatccacTTCAACAAAAAAGAATGAGAAAGAATTAAACAAGACCTAAAATGGTAAGAAAAAAGACCAAATGAGAGAACATAAAAATAAGAACAAAGTTTCAAAAGAACCACCTCTTGATAATTCCACATAAAAAACCcattttttcagtttttttagGGGGTTCTTTTGAAGTGGAAATCAATGAACGAAAGGAAGGAAAAACCAACAACAGTAACAacgaaagaagaagaagaggaggaggaggaggggaAGAGTCAATAAAGGTTATATAAATGAAACAAATTATTAATGGTAATTAAAAGCAAGAAAATGTTTTCCCATCAAATGACTAAGAAATTGAAAGGTTTGGGTTCCATGTGAAATTATCAAGCGGgtcttttgaatttttattttttttctttgttttagtgtCTTATTGATTTTCCTTCTTGTCCACCATTTCCAAGCTCTGTGGGTCTTTTGTAGTGTCTTACtagtttaaaaattgaaaaattggatTTCATCTGAAATTATCATTGGACTATTTAGATTTTCTATTAATATAAGTTGAGTATTCATGTGGGGATGAGCTCTTTCGATGAGATGCTGTAATGAACATTAAGAACAATGTTTAGTTTAAGTGTGGGAGAGGGTATGTTTAGTTGTTTAATTCTTTAGaatttttcaaacttttcaattttttcttgttGCATGCATGATGCTTTATTCATGATCATGATATTGAAATATTTTGGTTTATGCAAAGCATGATGTTATAAGTGTGGATATATGAATGGAATTGGTTAGTTCAATATGAGACGGTTTAGTTCTTATGTGTCAATGAAATTAATAGATGTAGACATCTTAATTTTGATTTGGAATTTTTGTATATGTTCATGTGATAAATGGATGATGAGATTGCGGTGAAGTTATTGTCTGTAGAAGTGAATAATTCAATGTTTAATTGTATTGTATGATTGACATTTGAGGTTAAATTGAGATTGTATAGGGATGATTTAAGATATTATTTGGATTGAGTGCTCTAAAGGAGCTACCTTTGTATGCATACGAATCCTTAACGCCATATATTGAGCCTTAAGCCTTTCTTTGGTAActttatatgtttgaaatgttagcTTAAAAAAAATAAGCATAAAAATCTTGGATTGGAAGTTGAACTACGGATGTCATGGGACAAGAGTAGGAACATTAAGAaggatgaaaagaaaagaaaaaaattgttaggTAGGAAATACTAAGTGTGGAAACCCTTGCAAATTTGAATACTTTGTTGTAAAATATTGAGGGAACAAAAGCATTATGAGGGTTAAATGTTAGGATCTAGTGCCCTTAGTATAGTGATATCGTCaaatatacttgtaatttttctaaCATATTGGTTTAACAAAATTTCTTCATCTTTATTAATGTATTTTGTATAATGTCCTTAAcgatttttgcacgcaaagcaaaatgtaAGAAAATATTAGCTAATTGATTATCCaacgtttaactaatattaagtttcATTGTGTGGTTGAATCATAATgcaaaagacaacttatattagtataaAATCTAAATGATTCATAGttaaattgaaattgagaaaacCAATTAAAAGATTATTATGTCGTATATCAAGTTCAATTTGAGAGATACATTTTCTTGGGTATTAGAGCAGATGACtctcaaaagatagagacatgaATATTATTGTCTAGACTGACAATACATCAGAAAGGACCTAAGTAGAATGAAGCTTAATTCCATTTATGAATTTATGCACTTTTGATACTCATAATGTGACTTACCTTAATCCTAAGTAAGtgacggactatgtatgtgtgacttatATGCTTTGATGTATTAAAAGCTTGAGTTTAATTGGTAAGAAAGTCAAAAGTTGGTAtgttgggtatacaacttctgtATGATGTAGCTTCacttacaatagtggaattcatatccCAATAAAGGGTAAACGATATCCTCCCatcgacattacatgatagatggaaAAGTAACGTGACTACGAGTCATTTGTCTAAGACGAATGAATTAATTACTAATtattagtaattgaatttttcattaaataagatgtaatggttactataAGATAAAATACAATCATATTGTGCGAACAGATTTAACCCAATGAGATTAAGGAtgtcctataagggtaacacgcatatgacaaggtcattggacaaacacTTGATAAGTAgttttcataatggtatataatgaGGAGATTTTAGTCATGGTACTTTAATGGAATGACTTaatgactaaataatgttgtaattaatataCAAAGAGtcgaaatttaattaaaaattattttagccttaattatatttgtacaattggTCCTTCCACTAGCTTGATGTAACCTTGATGGTTTGCACTAGAATCGATGAGATGGATTGGATGAAAACGATGAATTAGATAAATAGATTACATGTATCACTATTTGCACTGAATGTGTTTTCTCGCTATGAATAAAAGATGATTTagagattaaaattaatttattcgaattattttttagttaattgtaattaaataattgaagttcaaagtggaaattaaattaattagtcattacgATTTCACTGAACAAGTTAGTTAAATTTATTACTCATAGATTCTAGTACAATAAAGTCCATGACTTTAACGAGATTATAATTGAGTCGAGAAAACTActtatttaagttaataaataatatttttgagaATAAGAAAATTGTTTATTGGGTTGGATAAATTATATGAGTTTGTTTAAAGAccatataacacatataattgtACTGAATATATGATAAGGCTCAATTAGGCATGGTATATAGCAGTGGGCGGCAAACCCTAATCCTAGAGAGGGGTTGCTGCCGCCCACCTAGTGTACTCCTGGTAGGAGTATATTTTTttcctattaaaatattattgttttgCTTACACATTGTTTAATTGAGACTCTTGTATTTGTCTCTATAAATAAAGACTGTGAGCTAGTTTGAAAACACACCATATTGAGCGTAGTCGATCtactgaaaatataaaatttcattataaaataaattctattttcgtGCGAACTTATTCTTAATTTCTAGCCCATAGAGACATATTAATATACCCACTGAATATCAATTAAAGTTTTCATTACGTTCATCGTTTCGTGAATAGAGCCTACACCGTAACAAGCCAAGATCGAGAATAAAGAAGGTCAATTGGTTGAAAGTCGAGATTCGAATTAGATTAACTATTCAAATAGTACAAGTACGAATTTGGTAAAAATGTTTGTTGCTATAAATATAATAAGGCttgagttttagaaaaaaaaatttgttgtgGAACAAAAATGTTCTTTAAACTGATTTTTTCTAACAAATAGTTTCAAAGCTAGGTTGTGCTATTTTTATAGTGTAAATCGGTTTACCGAATTTCTTTTGTCTCTCTCTCTTGTTTGTTTGATTAAATTTGATAAGAGGTGACATTCTTGCATTATAAGTATGTTTTGGATTTATTTATGTGAATGTATGcatgatattattttataaattgttacaaaataaaattttcaaaatttgtggtTTCTAGATTTTAGATTGGTtgtattttagattttataatatttgagttGGTAATTAGATCGTGGACTACCATCTTCAtgcaagatttttatttttattttttgtaaaattaaaagattCATGTAGTCTAGAAACGAAAAGGATTTAAAACCTTCAATCAATTTTAAAATACTGAGTGAGAAAAAGTCCTTAAATGAGACCTATGGTCTCCATCGATGGTTTCCATGTGATGGCATAATAATACTTTGAGTTTGTTTTACCTTGACTGCACTTTATGATAAGTATTATTATGTGGATTCACTAAGGAGACTTCCTTTAAGAGGATAACTAGTCATGTATGTTACTCATTGAGACTATTTAGTGACAACTCATGAAAGAGTAAATATTTatgatgggtgttgagtcaatggttaTACAATCAAGATTATTTTAGTTAAGTAACTTCCTTCAAAACTCTACTtaagttagaacaattgcaaaacaCAAAGAGATTATTAATATGTTTGGCATATAATGTGTTTAGATTCACGTATTAATTGGATGCAAattcatgttcttactagttaTTTAAGATTACCCCATGGTAGCTTAATTCAATGAGTGTAGGAGTTATATTTGCAACAAACTTACAAAATTTTCTAGGTTTAATGTAAGATGCATGCATCATTTTAATGCATTACGCATgttgcaaaattttttgaaatattttcttaatacaaagataattaatggatgaaaattttagtttttagttcAAAAATGACACCAACTCCCTTGATTAACTCACTACTACATCTTAGTGAGTGTAACCAGTACACTCCAAAAACAACTAGAGAGCTATGAAACTGCGAAAGATATTATGGATAAATTAAAGGACATGTTTGGAGGCCAACCCGCTTTAGCTCAAAAGTCCTTTATCACAAGTTTAACGAATGCCTAGCAAAAATCAGCACTCTAGTCAAAGACCATGTGATTACACTTATGAGTTACTTTTCGGAGGTCACGATCAATAGGGCCAGACTTGATGcaaacacaaaaatcaaaattgtgttcaaaattttatttaaggatTTCATCGATATTAGGGTTGTGTACAACTTAGGAAGCAAACAATTGAACCTTTGACCACCTATAAATGAGTTATCTTTTATAGAATAAATATCACACCAAAATATCATAATTAAAAATGGCGGTAACCACAAGTGCACGGgtaaaattgtaatatagttgtaCAAAAAAATACTGGAAGTATTCCGAGGATTATACCCAAGGGAGGATGaaacaaataatgaaaatattttttacaatacTAAGTCTGAGTAGTAATAGTTAATTCCTATATTACAATGGATCATAAAATAGATTTAgaggaataaaaaaataaataaaagaaagaaagaaagaaagattaattaattaattaaactgataaaccaatcaggaagattaactcTCTTCAAGGTTTGTAACTAACGTCAAATTGGGAGTCTAACTGGATTAATCATCAATCAAGCAATTATTAATTTCTGGCTCTAATTAactttgtcgaaaccatttttattttgaaaaaatggggtcgacttggattttgaaaaaaaaatgaaaatgggagtcgccaccatcctttttatttaggtgtgatcgggtcacctcaaaaagtggttatttttaataagcgATTAgactttattaaaacaacgattttgatccacgaaattcagaaaaatgggttcgggagtcggttacgtacgaggaaggattaacaccctcgtaacgcccaaatattggtacctagttaattaatgtcttgatgtcgaaaattaaaaactttgaaaagatttaaaatacgatcttttattttttttaaaaaaaacttatataaaaaaagttactTGATAAAAACCTCTCATTTCaaaaagagaaaatgtcacacccaatgagttagggcatgatatttcacttcctcaaaaatgagcttgtccaaaaaaactcgtgcaataaaatttaaaaggatattcaattgtttaagtcagatgaagaaatcgcagcccaatacgttagggcacaatttctcaaaattctaaacattgaatattacctttattatttttagaaaaaatcctcatctcgagaaaacgtgtcatatccaatgcgttaggacacaacgtattgaattctcgataatgagctttttatttatgttttgattaaagagcattctcggtTATTCAGATTCAACGAAAgagttggaacccaatacgttagggctcaatcctctcgaagattctaaataccgagtattgccttttatttttcaaaattttctctttatacgaatttgggtaaaaacTATATAATGGAGTAACAATTgtgataatgtaaatataaatagcatgatcaagaacaaataataataataataataataataataatgaaaagataaataaaaaaacaaatcaatcatgtatacacaatatcaagtaaataaacaaataaaaccgaagcatttaaagaatataataatgataataatggtcatgtgaataaataattaaataaacataaagtaaagcaataataataacaaagaaaatagataaaaattataaaatataaaatataaaaatatatatatgtacatataagaaatatatatatgtatgtgaattataaaaaataaaaaaaataaaaaaaataaaagaaaaaaaatatataaatatacatattttaatatgtaatatatataagtatgtatataaaattatgaaacatagaaaatatataaaagtatgtgtatatatatatttataaaaattaaaaaaaatgtgtacgtatatgtttatattataaaacatatgtatgtatacatgcatatatataacaacatttgaaatttaaaggcataaaaaataaataataatggtacaagattaatgatgccacataatagtattaataatataaaaataattaatttaataaaaaagtaaaataacaaatagaggattaaatagcatcaataatcaaagaccaatgaatttaaaacaaagagtataaaataaaaaaatataaggcaaaataaaatgtaaacaaatttgaaaataatgaatttgaaaatgaataataagggaaaaagagatttgaaatcaacaatatacaaatcaataaataaattatacacaaatcaacaaaataagaacaagccacagaaaataagaacgcaagagagagagagaaattcgagtgaatactcttaagaattattattactcccaacTCCAGTGTTTTACAATGAAGGAAGAgttctctatttatagttgagcctccccaaatccaacggtatggatcaattacatcaacggctaagattaaagagtatctacaaattaaatctctaagattacaaaatcatatcttctaagattgcttatatcatatctaatattgcatatatcatatctaagattgcatatccttgaagattatgtttccataagcttgtagatgaaccttcaaccttttcaagtaatgagccattccgatcgggccaaatgatataattttgtactggacttggactttgttttattattttgggtttattattttttttgtgagcccgggctaaattggcctattacaaacTTAATCGATTGGTTTATGCTCACTTATCTTCCAATCTCACTTTCTCAACtaagataaattatgatttattcgGTTCAACTTATCTCTTGATTTAGTCTAGCCTATGATCACTTATTAGGGTAGT containing:
- the LOC107956637 gene encoding apoptosis-inducing factor homolog A is translated as MESGGETRRVVVVGGGIAGSLLAKSLQFNAAVTLIDPKEYLEITWANLRNMVKPSFAERSVINHTDYLTNGRIVTSAATNITDTHVWTADGHRIAYDYLVIATGHRDVVPNTKTDRLNQYKAENQKIQSANSILIVGGGPTGVELAGEIATDFPDKKVTLVHKGPRLLEFIGTKASNKTLRWLKSRKVEVKLEQAVDLNSSTLDGSHVYKTSSGESIKADCHFLCAGKPLASAWLNDTILKTHLDGNGRLMVDEHLRVNGRANIFAIGDITDIPVSPITSSRIRVS